Proteins encoded in a region of the Neodiprion virginianus isolate iyNeoVirg1 chromosome 2, iyNeoVirg1.1, whole genome shotgun sequence genome:
- the LOC124297780 gene encoding uncharacterized protein LOC124297780: protein MDCCCEKKKKKSDDPASPSYAPNLFPPVYHAKQVNEKAVLSRYNRLMNRRKTLHKRNIGVNCDTGNQVNNDPNNVVNNSGREPMDISSAEVILKSDQECQVDFVSSAGIEQTKAFTCNRYIYMTIYCDAEVQTEIPEIATLKTIVNRKKMKDEETNPYLQIDIAERLSPAATTTTSSFFTTSSTTQRTPTSSPATDTKSLDQHPHGRMQHFIPFLLFIFTL from the exons ATGGATTGCTgctgtgaaaagaaaaaa AAAAAATCAGATGATCCTGCGAGTCCAAGCTACGCGCCAAATCTATTCCCTCCAGTTTATCATGCAAAGCAAGTAAATGAAAAAGCTGTTTTGAGCAG GTACAATCGACTCATGAACCGAAGAAAGACTCTTCACAAGCGTAACATCGGAGTGAATTGTGATACTGGAAATCAAGTTAATAACGACCCCAACAACGTTGTCAATAATAGTGGACGTGAACCTATG gATATAAGCAGTGCcgaagtaattttaaaaagtgaTCAAGAGTGTCAAGTAGATTTTGTAAGTTCTGCTGGTATCGAACAAACAAAAGCTTTCACTTGTAACAGATATATTTACATGACTATCTACTGCGATGCTGAAGTTCAAACTGAAATACCGGAAATTGCCACTCTCAAAACTATTgtaaataggaaaaaaatgaaagatgaaGAG ACAAATCCGTATCTCCAAATCGATATTGCTGAAAGACTATCTCCTGCTGCTACTACGACGACATCTTCATTCTTCACGACTTCTAGTACGACACAACGCACACCGACGTCATCACCGGCTACAGACACGAAATCGCTGGACCAACATCCTCACGGAAGaatgcaacattttattccgttcctcctcttcatcttcactTTGTAA